One Nostoc sp. UHCC 0302 DNA window includes the following coding sequences:
- a CDS encoding Txe/YoeB family addiction module toxin: MSQGDNEEPIPNSEEVIWKLVYTKQAQKDAKKLASSNLKEKAEELLAVLKQNPFQNPPPYEKLVGDLSGAYSRRINIQHRLVYEVIESEQVVKIIRMWTHYE; the protein is encoded by the coding sequence GTGAGTCAGGGCGATAATGAAGAGCCAATTCCGAATTCTGAAGAAGTGATTTGGAAATTAGTTTACACAAAACAAGCACAGAAAGATGCCAAGAAGTTAGCTTCTAGTAATTTAAAGGAAAAAGCTGAGGAGTTGCTTGCAGTTCTTAAACAAAATCCCTTTCAAAATCCTCCACCTTATGAAAAGCTGGTTGGTGATTTATCAGGTGCGTATTCTCGCAGGATAAACATACAGCATCGGTTGGTATATGAAGTCATCGAATCCGAACAAGTAGTCAAGATAATTCGGATGTGGACGCATTACGAGTAA
- a CDS encoding type II toxin-antitoxin system Phd/YefM family antitoxin — translation MSSLPVNDAQNNLQELIDKVAEQGKPVIIQGERGNAILLAEKDWSAIQETLHLLSIPGMGESIKEGLVTPIQECDEELDW, via the coding sequence ATGTCTTCACTTCCCGTCAACGACGCTCAAAATAATTTACAAGAACTGATAGACAAAGTTGCAGAGCAGGGTAAACCTGTGATCATTCAGGGTGAACGTGGTAATGCGATTCTGCTTGCGGAAAAAGACTGGTCTGCAATTCAGGAGACTCTTCACTTGTTATCTATACCTGGAATGGGAGAATCTATAAAAGAAGGGCTAGTAACTCCGATCCAAGAATGCGATGAGGAGTTGGATTGGTGA
- a CDS encoding serine/threonine-protein kinase, which produces MSHITQRAVHCINPDCQRPYPQPWGNKFCNSCGAPLHLLDRYIPIQPLGSGGFAQIYTVWDEKTQTEKVLKVLVEESPKALELFTQEAAVLSSLQHPGVPQVDADGSFQINLFNPKPRQLACLVMEKINGQTLEEILKNYPQGCPEDLVLNWFTQAVKILQELHKRQIIHRDIKPSNLMLDSPSQNIPLLPGGMGDRLVLIDFGGAKQFTAAMLGRESSSTRLFSSGYSPPEQVTGGNVGPSVDFYALGRTMIELLTGKYPPELEDPQTGKLQWRTGVKVKPQLADLLDEMVQEDVRSRPANAAIIQKRLAKISRISPPQLSLFYQLGHTVKQTSTQTSQKFALAVQAVDKGLNDFSQALGQTARFIVQVIFKVIKACFATLWAMILTSLGACSGTLLGFILAYRTSLGDRVVEFMVQQLTVLVPYAQPVLGADILVFVAAGWGTAWGLTVSGCFGQRRRFLVASLMGMISYAFGWLVLQLITPKDSGEGLVAVILVSVCLLTLSLGLRSHHIVYAVIASFGSAIAFAVFILLGFTPAIWQFSSQPSWAELWLPLAFFGFVGIFLSFWLGVSYYLIVPGLRLLGWR; this is translated from the coding sequence GTGTCCCACATCACTCAGAGGGCGGTTCACTGCATAAATCCCGATTGTCAACGTCCTTATCCTCAGCCTTGGGGAAACAAATTTTGCAACAGTTGTGGCGCACCGCTACATCTGTTAGACCGCTATATCCCTATTCAACCCTTGGGTTCGGGGGGATTTGCTCAAATTTACACGGTTTGGGATGAAAAAACTCAAACAGAGAAAGTCCTGAAGGTGCTGGTGGAAGAGTCACCAAAGGCACTAGAATTATTTACCCAAGAGGCAGCGGTTTTAAGCAGTTTGCAACATCCTGGTGTTCCCCAAGTTGATGCTGATGGGTCTTTTCAAATCAATTTGTTCAATCCAAAACCTCGCCAACTGGCTTGTCTGGTAATGGAAAAAATCAATGGACAGACTCTAGAGGAGATACTCAAAAACTATCCGCAAGGGTGTCCAGAAGATTTGGTATTAAACTGGTTTACCCAGGCTGTAAAAATTTTACAAGAGTTGCACAAACGCCAAATTATTCACCGAGATATTAAACCTTCTAATTTAATGTTAGATTCCCCATCGCAAAATATACCGCTACTTCCAGGGGGAATGGGGGATCGGCTGGTGCTGATTGATTTTGGTGGCGCAAAACAATTTACTGCGGCTATGCTTGGTCGAGAGTCTAGTTCTACTCGGTTATTTTCTTCTGGATACAGTCCACCAGAACAAGTGACTGGGGGTAATGTGGGGCCTAGTGTTGATTTTTATGCCCTCGGTCGCACGATGATTGAATTACTAACGGGCAAGTATCCGCCGGAGTTGGAAGATCCGCAAACTGGGAAATTGCAGTGGCGTACTGGGGTGAAGGTGAAACCGCAACTGGCAGATTTACTTGATGAGATGGTACAGGAAGATGTGCGATCGCGTCCGGCAAATGCCGCAATTATTCAAAAACGTTTAGCAAAGATTTCCAGAATATCGCCGCCACAACTAAGTTTGTTTTACCAACTGGGACACACTGTTAAGCAAACTTCGACGCAAACCTCCCAAAAATTTGCACTAGCAGTACAAGCTGTTGATAAAGGTTTAAATGACTTTAGCCAAGCTTTAGGTCAAACGGCTCGTTTCATCGTTCAAGTAATTTTCAAAGTTATAAAAGCCTGTTTTGCAACGCTTTGGGCAATGATCCTAACTAGCCTTGGCGCTTGTTCAGGTACGCTTTTGGGTTTTATTTTGGCCTATCGCACAAGTTTAGGCGATCGCGTTGTGGAATTTATGGTACAGCAGCTTACTGTATTAGTACCATATGCTCAACCTGTCTTGGGAGCAGATATTTTGGTTTTCGTGGCTGCGGGTTGGGGTACTGCTTGGGGACTGACTGTATCAGGCTGTTTTGGGCAACGGCGGCGGTTTTTGGTAGCGTCGCTGATGGGGATGATTAGTTATGCCTTCGGCTGGCTGGTTTTGCAATTAATCACACCAAAAGACAGCGGTGAGGGCTTAGTAGCAGTTATTTTAGTGTCCGTTTGCTTGCTCACCTTGAGTTTAGGTCTTCGCAGCCATCACATAGTTTATGCTGTGATTGCTTCATTTGGCAGTGCGATCGCCTTTGCCGTTTTCATTCTTTTGGGTTTTACCCCGGCTATCTGGCAATTTTCTAGTCAACCAAGCTGGGCAGAGTTATGGTTACCTCTAGCTTTTTTCGGTTTTGTCGGCATCTTCCTTAGCTTCTGGTTGGGAGTCAGCTACTACCTAATTGTTCCTGGATTACGCCTTTTGGGCTGGCGTTAA
- a CDS encoding pentapeptide repeat-containing protein: MKLKIVTVLTLLACFGFAEQGLAFNQQDLEQLKTAGSCPRCDLSGADLTQLNLNLTGANLRGTNLSGATLSKVNLTNADLTGANLETAVLNSANLTGASLTGANLKSASLENADLSYAGFISANLEAANLKGAKLQLTNFRAANFRLTTLDNGVVTSEKDYGWSLERVTSRVCNKFKAENTPGTTCYTR, translated from the coding sequence ATGAAACTCAAAATTGTTACTGTCCTTACTTTGTTGGCTTGTTTTGGATTTGCAGAGCAAGGTTTGGCATTCAATCAGCAAGACTTGGAGCAGTTGAAAACAGCAGGAAGCTGTCCCCGATGCGATTTGAGCGGTGCTGACCTAACTCAACTGAATCTGAATTTGACTGGAGCAAATCTGCGCGGGACTAATTTGAGCGGTGCTACATTATCTAAAGTTAATCTTACTAATGCCGATCTGACTGGTGCAAATTTGGAAACTGCGGTTTTGAATTCGGCCAATCTTACCGGTGCATCCTTAACAGGTGCTAATTTGAAATCAGCATCCTTAGAAAATGCGGATCTATCTTATGCTGGCTTTATCAGCGCCAATTTGGAAGCAGCTAACCTCAAGGGTGCGAAGTTGCAACTCACTAATTTTCGGGCGGCAAACTTTCGACTGACAACGCTAGATAACGGTGTCGTCACCTCTGAAAAGGACTATGGCTGGTCGTTAGAGCGTGTAACTTCTAGAGTATGTAACAAGTTTAAAGCTGAAAATACTCCAGGCACAACCTGCTACACAAGATAA